A genomic window from Slackia heliotrinireducens DSM 20476 includes:
- the ispD gene encoding 2-C-methyl-D-erythritol 4-phosphate cytidylyltransferase produces the protein MSDRREIIDYSIDPVFAPSALIMPQEEDGPLDTEKAFVSPLAHMGKVSRKPHVAAIILAGGYGHRFGRDTGKQLVKIVGCPMLSWSIAAFDAVDDVGLIVVVCPEDRMQEYWAQAVDPYSFATPIAMAVAGDTRQESAFNGLEATPSEYEFVALHDGARPLIAPELISHTINMLKGTIDAEGAIVATPAIDTLKVVSSDNVIVGTPDRKAFWNAQTPQVFRSNIYRRAHASALRDGFIGTDDSALIERLGGKVLVVKGTRDNIKLTVPEDYAVLSAVVEKSSRSKHEGE, from the coding sequence GTGTCCGACAGGCGAGAAATCATCGATTATTCCATCGACCCGGTGTTCGCACCGTCAGCTTTGATCATGCCACAGGAGGAAGACGGCCCTCTCGATACCGAAAAGGCCTTCGTTTCGCCATTGGCCCATATGGGCAAGGTGAGCCGCAAGCCGCATGTGGCCGCCATCATCCTCGCGGGCGGCTACGGGCACCGCTTCGGCCGTGACACTGGCAAGCAGTTGGTGAAGATTGTCGGCTGCCCCATGCTGTCCTGGTCCATTGCGGCGTTCGACGCCGTGGACGATGTGGGGCTGATCGTCGTGGTCTGCCCCGAAGACCGTATGCAGGAATACTGGGCCCAGGCTGTCGACCCATACTCGTTCGCCACGCCTATCGCCATGGCAGTGGCAGGCGACACCCGTCAGGAAAGCGCCTTCAACGGCCTTGAGGCCACGCCCAGCGAGTACGAGTTCGTAGCGTTGCATGACGGCGCCCGGCCGCTTATCGCGCCGGAGCTCATCAGCCATACCATCAACATGCTCAAGGGCACCATCGATGCCGAAGGCGCCATCGTGGCCACGCCGGCCATCGACACCCTCAAGGTGGTTTCCAGCGATAATGTCATCGTGGGCACGCCCGACCGCAAGGCCTTCTGGAACGCCCAGACGCCGCAGGTGTTCCGCTCAAACATCTACCGCCGCGCCCACGCCTCGGCACTGCGCGACGGGTTTATCGGCACCGACGACTCGGCGCTTATCGAACGCTTGGGCGGCAAGGTTCTGGTGGTGAAGGGCACTCGTGACAACATCAAACTGACCGTGCCCGAGGACTATGCCGTGCTGTCCGCCGTCGTGGAGAAGAGCAGCCGGTCGAAGCATGAGGGGGAATAG
- a CDS encoding ATP-dependent Clp protease ATP-binding subunit, producing the protein MPLEKFTERARHVLALAQEEARSFDTPCVGSEYLILGLAKETEGMASQALSQVGVTYDKARDVVAEMKKGEASDQSADQAESGTTHLYFSPRVKRILEQALREALQMGQGLISTEHLLLGVIREGEGGAVDVLKRMDVNLDDLRAALNDLVGKPSPVASGMPFFGTGESANESSMLDEFGTDLTAKAKKGLLDPVIGRSAEIERVLQVLSRRQKNNPLLIGEPGVGKTAVVEGLAELVVAGQVPDIIADKRIITLDVSALVAGSKYRGEFEERLKKVIKEVIKSKDVILFIDEMHTIIGAGSAEGSIDAAAILKPPLSRGEIQVIGATTIEEYRKHLEKDSALERRFQTVMVNEPTEEQTIRILEGLRDRYEAHHHVHFTDEALHAAVTMSMRYVQDRFLPDKAIDVLDEAGARARIRNRTLPDEVRELDDEIRKVRNDRESAVSKQEYEEAARLRDKEKELQEKREEVMKKAAEEADRTITEVGEKDIADIISMSTGVPVSNLTEAETSKLLRMEEVLHERIIGQDEAVTALSKAIRRSRSGLKDPRRPAGSFIFLGPSGVGKTELSKALAEFLFNSEEALVSFDMSEYMEKHSVSRLVGSPPGYVGFDEGGQLTKAVRQRPYSVLLFDEIEKAHPDVFNILLQILEEGRLTDSQGRSVDFRNTIVIMTSNVGARDIAQTAPLGFAPESQKGLSDKEINSRVMSELKKLFRPEFLNRLDEIIVFKSLTPEQILQIVDLMVADLRDRLIEQDMTINLTPAASKFIADEGTDVAMGARPLRRAIQRLLEDPISEQILDGTWKAGSVIDVDVKDDELVFTAGEGVIPEKRKRDSIAREADSLLPEFDLSHAGVAPKGGSGDGAGAAD; encoded by the coding sequence ATGCCATTGGAGAAATTCACTGAGAGGGCACGCCACGTCCTCGCTTTGGCACAGGAGGAGGCTCGCAGCTTCGACACGCCTTGCGTGGGCAGCGAATACCTCATCCTGGGTCTTGCGAAGGAGACCGAAGGCATGGCTTCTCAGGCGTTGTCGCAGGTGGGGGTGACTTACGACAAGGCCCGCGACGTGGTTGCCGAGATGAAGAAAGGCGAAGCGTCCGATCAGTCTGCCGACCAGGCGGAAAGCGGTACCACGCACCTCTATTTCTCTCCTCGTGTGAAGCGCATTCTTGAGCAGGCGCTGCGCGAAGCGCTGCAGATGGGGCAGGGCCTCATTTCCACCGAGCACCTTTTGCTCGGCGTTATCCGCGAAGGCGAGGGCGGTGCCGTCGACGTGCTTAAGCGCATGGACGTCAACCTCGATGACCTGCGAGCGGCGCTCAACGATCTGGTGGGTAAGCCATCGCCTGTGGCTTCGGGCATGCCGTTCTTCGGCACGGGTGAGTCGGCCAACGAATCCAGCATGTTGGACGAATTCGGCACCGACCTGACCGCCAAAGCCAAGAAGGGCCTGCTCGACCCGGTCATCGGTCGTTCTGCCGAGATCGAGCGCGTTTTGCAGGTGCTGTCGCGCCGCCAGAAGAACAACCCGCTGCTCATCGGCGAGCCCGGCGTAGGCAAGACCGCAGTGGTCGAAGGCCTTGCCGAACTTGTGGTTGCCGGCCAGGTGCCTGACATCATCGCCGACAAGCGCATCATCACGCTGGACGTGTCCGCTCTGGTTGCGGGCTCCAAATACCGCGGCGAGTTCGAGGAGCGCCTGAAGAAGGTCATCAAAGAGGTCATCAAGTCCAAGGACGTCATCCTGTTCATCGACGAGATGCACACCATCATCGGCGCTGGTTCTGCAGAGGGCTCCATCGACGCTGCCGCTATTTTGAAGCCGCCGCTGTCCCGCGGCGAGATTCAGGTCATCGGCGCAACCACTATCGAGGAGTACCGCAAGCACCTCGAGAAGGATTCCGCGCTGGAGCGTCGTTTCCAGACCGTCATGGTCAACGAGCCCACCGAGGAGCAGACCATCCGCATTCTCGAGGGTCTGCGCGACCGGTACGAGGCACACCACCACGTCCACTTCACGGATGAGGCGCTGCACGCTGCCGTCACCATGTCCATGCGCTATGTCCAGGACCGCTTCCTGCCCGATAAGGCCATCGACGTGCTGGACGAGGCCGGCGCCCGCGCGCGCATTCGCAACCGCACGCTGCCTGACGAGGTCCGCGAGCTCGACGACGAAATCCGCAAGGTCCGCAACGACCGCGAGTCCGCCGTCAGCAAGCAGGAGTACGAGGAGGCTGCACGCCTGCGCGACAAGGAGAAGGAGCTTCAGGAGAAGCGCGAAGAGGTCATGAAGAAGGCCGCTGAAGAGGCCGACCGTACCATCACCGAGGTGGGCGAGAAGGATATCGCCGATATCATCAGCATGTCCACGGGCGTTCCTGTCAGCAACCTGACCGAGGCCGAAACCTCCAAGCTGCTGCGTATGGAAGAAGTGCTTCACGAGCGCATCATCGGTCAGGACGAGGCCGTCACGGCCCTGTCCAAGGCCATCCGCCGCAGCCGTAGCGGACTTAAGGACCCCCGCCGTCCCGCCGGATCGTTCATCTTCCTGGGCCCCTCGGGCGTGGGCAAGACCGAACTGTCCAAGGCGCTGGCCGAGTTCCTGTTCAACTCCGAAGAGGCGCTCGTGTCCTTCGACATGTCGGAATACATGGAGAAGCACTCCGTCAGCCGTCTGGTGGGTTCGCCTCCGGGCTACGTGGGCTTCGACGAGGGCGGCCAGCTTACCAAGGCTGTGCGTCAGCGCCCGTACTCGGTGCTGCTGTTCGACGAAATCGAGAAGGCGCATCCGGACGTGTTCAACATCCTGCTGCAGATTCTCGAAGAGGGTCGCTTGACGGACTCCCAGGGTCGTTCTGTGGACTTCCGCAACACAATCGTCATCATGACGTCCAACGTGGGTGCCCGCGACATCGCCCAGACCGCGCCTTTGGGATTCGCTCCCGAATCGCAGAAGGGCCTGTCCGACAAGGAAATCAACAGCCGAGTCATGTCCGAGCTGAAGAAGCTGTTCCGTCCTGAGTTCCTCAACCGTCTGGACGAGATCATCGTCTTCAAGAGCCTGACGCCCGAGCAGATTCTGCAGATTGTCGACCTCATGGTGGCCGACCTGCGCGACCGCCTGATCGAGCAGGATATGACCATCAACCTGACGCCTGCGGCGTCCAAGTTCATCGCCGACGAAGGCACCGACGTGGCCATGGGCGCCCGTCCGCTGCGTCGCGCCATCCAGCGCTTGCTGGAGGACCCGATTTCGGAGCAGATTCTGGACGGCACCTGGAAGGCCGGTTCGGTCATCGACGTTGACGTGAAGGACGACGAGCTGGTGTTCACCGCCGGCGAAGGCGTCATTCCCGAGAAGCGCAAGCGCGACAGCATCGCCCGCGAAGCGGATTCGTTGCTGCCGGAATTCGACTTGTCGCATGCCGGTGTTGCGCCTAAGGGCGGCTCCGGCGACGGAGCGGGCGCTGCGGACTAA
- the lysS gene encoding lysine--tRNA ligase, with the protein MTEENIQPEAIEDDPIEVRLNKRQALIDAGKNPYGSRFDYTHHVAELEEKYADLEDGAVTEDVVKVAGRIMAIRNQGKIAFVVVRDATADIQLFCRINVLGEEAYEEVKNLDVGDWVGAEGTVIRTRRGQLSVSPTEVRLLSKSIRPLPEKFHGLADKETRYRQRYVDLVMNPDVRETFEKRFKILAAIRRYMEGQGFYAVETPMLHSIMGGANAKPFVTHHNALDIDFYLRIATELPLKRLLVGGFERVYEMGRIFRNEGMDPYHNPEFTTIEAYQAYSDLDGMKELTQGMIQFAAQEACGTLQIEYQGQAVDLSGEWESRTMCDLATEYAGEEVSFDRTREELAAIAERGGAHVEDAWGKGKIISEIFEAYVEDHLIQPIFVTEHPLEISPLASKLPDNPELTARFELFICGHEYANAFTELNDPVDQRERFAAQMQAKVQGDEEAMGYDEDYIRALEYGMPPAGGVGLGIDRLVMLLTDSATIRDVLLFPHMRPEA; encoded by the coding sequence ATGACTGAAGAAAACATCCAGCCCGAAGCAATCGAGGACGATCCCATCGAGGTTCGCCTCAACAAGCGTCAGGCGCTTATCGACGCAGGGAAGAACCCCTACGGTTCTCGCTTTGACTACACGCATCACGTGGCCGAACTGGAAGAGAAGTACGCAGATCTGGAAGACGGGGCAGTCACCGAAGACGTGGTAAAGGTGGCCGGCCGCATCATGGCCATCCGCAATCAGGGCAAGATTGCCTTCGTCGTCGTGCGTGACGCCACGGCAGACATCCAGCTGTTCTGCCGCATCAACGTGTTGGGCGAAGAGGCCTACGAAGAGGTCAAGAACCTCGATGTGGGCGATTGGGTCGGTGCCGAAGGCACCGTCATCCGCACGCGTCGCGGCCAGCTATCTGTGTCGCCTACCGAGGTGCGTCTGCTCTCCAAGAGCATCCGTCCGCTGCCTGAGAAATTCCACGGCCTGGCGGATAAGGAAACCCGCTACCGCCAGCGTTATGTCGACCTGGTCATGAACCCCGACGTGCGCGAGACCTTCGAGAAGCGCTTCAAGATTCTGGCGGCCATTCGCCGTTATATGGAAGGCCAGGGCTTCTATGCTGTGGAAACCCCCATGCTGCATTCCATCATGGGCGGTGCCAACGCCAAGCCCTTCGTGACCCACCACAACGCCCTTGACATCGACTTCTACCTGCGCATCGCCACGGAGCTTCCGCTGAAGCGCCTGCTGGTGGGCGGTTTCGAGCGCGTCTACGAGATGGGCCGCATCTTCCGCAACGAAGGCATGGACCCGTACCACAACCCCGAGTTCACCACCATCGAGGCGTATCAGGCCTATTCCGACCTGGACGGCATGAAAGAGCTTACCCAAGGCATGATTCAGTTTGCCGCGCAGGAGGCATGCGGTACGCTGCAGATCGAATACCAGGGTCAGGCTGTCGACCTCTCCGGTGAATGGGAGAGCCGCACCATGTGTGACCTGGCCACCGAATATGCCGGGGAGGAAGTCAGCTTCGATCGCACCCGTGAGGAGCTGGCCGCCATCGCTGAACGCGGCGGGGCCCATGTGGAAGACGCCTGGGGCAAGGGCAAGATCATTTCCGAGATCTTCGAAGCCTACGTCGAGGACCATCTGATCCAGCCCATCTTCGTCACAGAGCATCCGCTGGAAATCTCCCCGTTGGCCAGCAAGCTGCCTGACAACCCCGAGCTGACCGCCCGCTTCGAGCTGTTCATCTGCGGACATGAGTACGCCAATGCGTTCACCGAGCTCAACGACCCGGTGGACCAGCGCGAACGTTTCGCCGCCCAGATGCAGGCCAAGGTCCAGGGTGACGAGGAGGCCATGGGCTACGACGAGGACTACATCCGAGCGCTTGAATACGGCATGCCGCCGGCAGGCGGCGTGGGATTGGGCATTGACCGATTGGTCATGTTGCTCACGGATTCCGCGACCATCCGCGACGTCCTGTTGTTCCCGCATATGCGCCCCGAGGCATAG
- the greA gene encoding transcription elongation factor GreA: protein MANDYVLTPEGKEKLEAELLYLENEKRAEVGERIKIAREFGDISENSEYDDAKNEQGMLEVRIAQINDILANATVVEAPKRSNRVTVGSTVTVDMGGRERVFTIVGGAEANAAEGKISNDSPVGSVLLGSKKGDQLTTEGPTGRKIEITVLNIEH from the coding sequence ATGGCCAATGATTACGTTTTGACCCCCGAAGGCAAGGAGAAGCTCGAGGCGGAGCTTCTCTACCTCGAGAACGAGAAGCGTGCTGAGGTTGGAGAGCGCATTAAGATCGCCCGCGAGTTCGGTGACATTTCCGAGAACTCCGAGTACGACGATGCCAAAAACGAGCAGGGCATGCTCGAGGTCCGCATCGCTCAGATCAACGATATCTTGGCCAACGCCACGGTTGTGGAGGCGCCCAAGCGCTCCAACCGCGTAACCGTCGGCAGCACCGTCACCGTGGACATGGGCGGACGCGAGCGCGTCTTCACCATCGTCGGTGGCGCCGAGGCAAATGCCGCCGAGGGCAAGATCTCCAACGACAGCCCCGTCGGCTCCGTTCTGCTGGGCAGCAAGAAGGGCGATCAGCTCACCACCGAAGGCCCCACTGGCCGCAAGATTGAAATCACGGTGCTCAACATCGAGCATTAA
- the tatA gene encoding twin-arginine translocase TatA/TatE family subunit translates to MKIFGLGVPELLIILAVALLIFGPKNLPKLGNALGRTVKNLREGISGGAEKEATEDEVEAEVEEKPVRKKKKAAASTSSADTEE, encoded by the coding sequence ATGAAGATTTTTGGTTTGGGTGTTCCTGAGCTTCTCATCATCTTGGCCGTTGCTCTGCTTATCTTCGGTCCCAAGAACCTTCCGAAGCTTGGTAACGCACTTGGCCGTACGGTCAAGAATCTGCGTGAAGGCATCAGCGGCGGAGCCGAAAAGGAAGCCACTGAGGATGAGGTTGAAGCAGAGGTTGAAGAGAAGCCGGTTCGCAAAAAGAAGAAGGCTGCCGCTTCCACGTCCTCGGCCGACACTGAGGAGTAG
- a CDS encoding NlpC/P60 family protein, translating to MNTLNAPLTRRAFFGGAAAFGVAITLPKDAFAVTSADLQAQADAAREKLNTMMIELGQASDAYNQALEDYDAAVAGMDETQQKIDDNNARIADLQRRLAQRAHDMYTSDRTTFLDIVLGSATYDEFIKNWDALNSMNQQDANLVIETKSLRVENEIQKETYQHHADEAEVALTEADEAREHAESLVVQYQAEVNALDAEVAELIAQEQAAAAAAAAAAADMVDETDMPAAGEEQPAEAPEEGDGGSDASVDEGSESDGGSSAEEDTSSGSSGSSGASSSGGSSSSSGSGSGSSSSSSSSSSSRSSSSSSSSSGSSSGSSGSSGSSSSSGSNVTTPSYSGGSGGANNYGSAILAVAQSQLGVDYVFGASEPGVGFDCSGLTSYCWSVGAGIWIGRTSASQYANAQWVGLPSQAQTGDVLWTSGHVGIAANRGGSSYIHAPVPGDVVSYSSTASWNPWVAALRWY from the coding sequence ATGAACACTCTAAACGCACCATTGACGAGACGAGCCTTCTTCGGAGGAGCAGCTGCATTCGGTGTGGCCATCACGCTTCCGAAGGATGCATTTGCGGTAACGTCTGCTGACCTGCAGGCCCAGGCAGATGCCGCTCGGGAAAAACTCAATACCATGATGATCGAACTCGGCCAGGCTTCGGACGCGTACAACCAGGCGCTCGAAGACTATGACGCCGCTGTCGCAGGCATGGATGAGACCCAGCAGAAAATCGACGACAACAACGCCAGGATTGCCGACCTGCAACGCCGGTTGGCCCAGCGCGCCCATGACATGTACACGTCCGACCGCACGACGTTTTTGGACATCGTGCTAGGTTCGGCCACGTATGACGAGTTCATAAAGAACTGGGATGCACTGAACTCCATGAACCAGCAGGACGCGAATCTGGTCATCGAGACGAAGTCGCTTCGAGTCGAGAACGAGATTCAGAAGGAAACGTACCAGCACCACGCCGACGAGGCGGAGGTGGCGCTTACTGAGGCCGATGAGGCTCGCGAGCACGCCGAGTCGCTGGTCGTGCAATACCAGGCCGAGGTCAACGCTCTTGACGCCGAGGTGGCGGAGCTTATCGCGCAGGAACAGGCCGCCGCTGCCGCAGCCGCCGCAGCGGCAGCCGACATGGTCGACGAGACCGACATGCCGGCAGCGGGGGAGGAACAGCCTGCAGAAGCCCCTGAAGAGGGGGACGGCGGGTCGGATGCGTCCGTTGACGAAGGGTCCGAATCCGACGGAGGATCCTCAGCCGAGGAGGACACGTCCAGCGGCTCTTCGGGATCGAGTGGTGCGTCTTCGTCCGGAGGCTCAAGCTCCAGCTCCGGCTCCGGTTCCGGCTCAAGTTCAAGCTCGAGTTCCAGCTCAAGTTCCAGGTCGAGTTCGTCTTCGTCAAGTTCATCGGGCAGCTCGTCAGGCTCGTCGGGATCTTCGGGCTCTTCCAGCTCTTCCGGAAGCAATGTCACCACACCATCATATTCGGGCGGATCGGGCGGCGCGAACAACTACGGATCGGCCATTTTGGCCGTTGCCCAAAGCCAGCTTGGTGTTGATTATGTGTTCGGCGCCAGCGAGCCTGGCGTGGGTTTCGACTGCTCCGGCCTTACCAGCTACTGCTGGTCGGTGGGCGCCGGCATCTGGATCGGACGCACGTCCGCATCCCAGTATGCCAATGCCCAATGGGTGGGGTTGCCAAGCCAAGCCCAGACAGGAGACGTGCTTTGGACCAGCGGACATGTCGGAATCGCCGCCAACAGGGGAGGTTCGAGCTACATCCATGCGCCGGTGCCGGGCGATGTCGTGTCCTACAGCAGCACGGCGTCGTGGAACCCGTGGGTTGCGGCATTAAGATGGTATTAA
- a CDS encoding corrinoid protein: MVAASKEELIQKMYDCVVEMEDEEVVDVCNEYLEAGYDAYDGIMEGLVAGMNRASELYDEEEYFVTDVLLCSDALYAGLDVLRPHLKSEEADGQRKKVVIGVVEGDTHDIGKNLVKIMLETAGFEIYDLGRDVPLDDFVTKAKEVDADIIAMSTLMTTTMGGMGEVVKKLEEAGIRDKVKVMVGGSPVSRRFADEIGAEGYSRNAVEAVKMAKELVGMA, from the coding sequence ATGGTGGCCGCAAGCAAAGAAGAGCTGATTCAGAAAATGTACGACTGCGTCGTCGAGATGGAGGACGAAGAGGTCGTCGATGTGTGCAACGAATACCTGGAAGCCGGCTACGATGCCTACGATGGCATCATGGAAGGCCTGGTCGCAGGTATGAACAGGGCTAGTGAGCTGTACGACGAGGAGGAATACTTCGTTACCGACGTGCTGCTGTGCTCGGACGCGCTGTATGCGGGCCTCGACGTCCTGCGTCCGCACCTGAAGTCTGAAGAGGCTGACGGTCAGCGCAAGAAGGTGGTCATCGGCGTGGTCGAAGGCGACACACATGACATCGGCAAGAACCTGGTCAAGATCATGCTGGAAACCGCTGGCTTCGAAATCTACGACCTGGGCCGCGACGTTCCGCTGGACGATTTCGTCACCAAGGCCAAGGAGGTCGACGCCGACATTATTGCCATGTCCACCCTCATGACGACCACCATGGGCGGCATGGGTGAGGTCGTGAAGAAACTGGAAGAGGCCGGCATCCGCGACAAGGTGAAGGTCATGGTCGGCGGAAGCCCCGTTTCCCGCAGGTTCGCAGACGAAATCGGTGCGGAAGGATACTCCCGCAACGCCGTCGAGGCCGTCAAGATGGCCAAGGAACTGGTCGGCATGGCCTAG
- a CDS encoding uroporphyrinogen decarboxylase family protein: MDRAELEKLFYDYKDEMTQGERAAAYASGEEADYIPFSIQSNEEAMADLFGYTTAQWRNDPKVHIDVIKRRRDEFGIVGLAAGQRLRTVGQAVGTKMFFPEVGIDRVETHAIQTLADLDKVLSVDPYTSPVYQAILERGRILKDEFPEMGIGTSVAGPFTVASTIMPIERLLRDTRKHPQAVRDLLDFAVYHSVAWAEMFAKEFGGGPCTICDPVSCADILSRKQYLEFSMPAQEKLIEGLTKALGRKPGLHICGKTNPLWDDMANLKVASFSVDNRESLAEAKDRMGDKFALVGNVPPVDVMLKGSIDDVIESCKKCIRQGAESPLGYNLGTGCQVPIGTPRENFMAFIYAARTYGRGARKGCMPKGMEGQL; this comes from the coding sequence ATGGATCGTGCAGAGCTCGAGAAGCTGTTCTACGATTACAAAGATGAAATGACCCAAGGGGAACGCGCTGCGGCGTATGCTTCCGGCGAGGAGGCGGATTACATCCCGTTCTCCATCCAGAGTAACGAAGAGGCCATGGCCGACCTGTTCGGATACACTACCGCTCAGTGGCGTAACGACCCCAAAGTGCACATCGACGTCATCAAACGTCGGCGCGACGAGTTCGGCATCGTGGGTCTGGCCGCGGGCCAGCGCTTGCGCACGGTCGGCCAGGCGGTCGGAACGAAGATGTTCTTCCCCGAGGTGGGCATCGACCGAGTCGAGACGCATGCGATACAGACGCTTGCCGACCTCGACAAGGTTCTGTCCGTCGATCCGTACACAAGCCCGGTATATCAGGCCATACTCGAGCGCGGACGCATCCTTAAGGACGAGTTCCCCGAGATGGGCATCGGAACGTCTGTCGCGGGTCCCTTCACGGTGGCTTCGACCATCATGCCTATCGAGCGCCTGCTGCGCGACACACGCAAGCATCCGCAGGCGGTGCGCGACCTGCTGGATTTCGCGGTGTACCATTCCGTGGCATGGGCGGAGATGTTCGCCAAGGAGTTCGGCGGCGGCCCATGCACCATCTGCGACCCGGTAAGCTGCGCCGACATCCTCAGCCGCAAGCAGTATCTCGAATTCTCGATGCCCGCGCAGGAGAAGCTCATCGAGGGTCTGACCAAGGCGTTGGGCCGCAAACCCGGCTTGCACATTTGCGGCAAGACCAACCCCTTGTGGGACGACATGGCCAACTTGAAGGTTGCGAGCTTCAGCGTCGACAACCGCGAGAGCCTCGCTGAAGCCAAGGACCGCATGGGTGACAAGTTCGCGCTGGTCGGCAATGTGCCTCCCGTGGACGTCATGCTGAAGGGCTCCATTGATGACGTTATCGAGTCGTGCAAGAAATGCATTCGCCAAGGTGCCGAAAGCCCGCTTGGCTACAACCTCGGAACCGGCTGCCAGGTGCCCATCGGAACCCCGCGTGAAAACTTCATGGCGTTCATCTACGCGGCCCGCACCTACGGACGCGGCGCCCGCAAGGGATGCATGCCCAAGGGAATGGAAGGCCAGTTGTAG
- a CDS encoding uroporphyrinogen decarboxylase family protein — MLELIQMEMTPKERLAAYARGEEVDRIPTTLSAGETGCLHLLGIPICDYYFSADIMVRIESFLADSTGADNLGMGLGLRTVPEALGCKLAYPETSVSYVEEPALKSLDEVEGRPHVDVRKDGRLPIIIEAFQRLQDKYGDVRTMGSGLAGPFTTAATLYGVERFLKATRKDPEGVHRLMQYATDCVVECCRDLHEILGIGFSLSEPVASKDLVSKRQFNEFFVPYLRQCVERMSEFQNVPSLHICGHTNDRWSEVVECGISGFWVDNCESLCDLKNAHGSSIGISGNVAPVDVLRNGTQEAIAASVRDCIEQAADNPRGFTLCPGCTTPVGTSLDNMIAFMNAAATYGRGARKGCMPQGLQSA; from the coding sequence ATGCTTGAGCTCATCCAGATGGAAATGACGCCGAAAGAGCGCCTGGCGGCGTATGCCCGCGGCGAAGAGGTGGACCGCATTCCAACGACATTGAGCGCGGGGGAGACCGGTTGTTTGCATCTGTTGGGCATACCCATCTGCGACTACTATTTCTCGGCCGATATCATGGTGCGGATCGAGTCGTTTTTGGCCGACAGTACAGGTGCGGATAACCTTGGCATGGGCCTGGGGCTTCGTACGGTGCCGGAGGCGCTCGGCTGCAAGCTGGCATATCCTGAAACCAGCGTTTCGTATGTGGAAGAGCCGGCTCTTAAGTCTTTGGACGAGGTAGAGGGGCGGCCCCACGTCGACGTGCGCAAGGACGGTCGGCTTCCCATTATTATCGAGGCGTTCCAGCGCCTGCAAGACAAGTACGGCGATGTGCGTACCATGGGAAGCGGCCTGGCCGGTCCCTTCACTACGGCGGCAACGCTTTACGGCGTGGAGCGGTTCCTGAAGGCCACCCGCAAAGACCCGGAAGGCGTGCATCGTCTGATGCAGTACGCCACCGACTGCGTGGTGGAATGCTGCCGCGATTTGCATGAGATTCTCGGCATCGGATTCTCGCTTTCGGAACCCGTGGCGTCCAAAGACTTGGTGTCGAAACGGCAGTTCAACGAGTTTTTCGTGCCTTACCTGCGCCAATGCGTCGAACGTATGAGCGAATTCCAGAACGTGCCCTCGCTGCATATCTGTGGGCATACGAACGACCGCTGGAGCGAGGTTGTGGAATGCGGCATCAGCGGTTTCTGGGTAGACAACTGCGAAAGCCTGTGCGACCTGAAGAACGCCCACGGAAGCAGTATCGGCATTTCCGGCAACGTTGCGCCGGTTGATGTCCTTCGCAACGGAACGCAGGAGGCTATCGCCGCATCAGTTCGCGATTGCATCGAGCAGGCGGCAGACAACCCGCGGGGTTTCACCCTGTGCCCGGGTTGCACGACGCCTGTGGGAACCTCTTTGGATAACATGATTGCGTTCATGAATGCTGCGGCAACCTATGGGCGGGGTGCACGAAAGGGGTGCATGCCGCAAGGATTGCAAAGCGCATGA